The sequence TACGCCTGGAAGTAAGTGGTCACCGCTCCTTTAAAGAAGCGATAGTTACTGCGGGTGGTGTAATGCTCAAAGAGGTGAACCCAAGAACCATGGAATCAGAAATTATACCTGGTTTGTATCTGGCGGGAGAGGTTCTCGATCTGAATGGCAACACTGGAGGCTATAACCTGCAGGCTGCCTTTTCCACAGGCTGGCTGGCAGGACGTTCAGCAGGAGATGTCCAAAGCACATAGACGGACCCACAGGGGACCAGCCTTGAGTCCGTCTATGAAATAATAGCCACTATGCAATCGCAACAAGTTCCAGATCAAAGGTGAGATCTTTGCCTGAAAGGGGAGGGTTGGCATCGAGCACAATGAAGTCATCGGTCAGATCAATCACCTCAACGGCCATCAGTTCACCAGCCGCTCCACCCACCTGAAGCTTTTGGCCAATTTCAGGTTTTAAATCTGGTGGTATCTGATCTTTTGGTACCTGCATTACCAGCTCCGCATTATGTTTTCCATAGGCATCATCCATTGGAATTTTAACGGTTTTCCTGGAACCAACTTCCATTCCGACAAGAGCTGCATCAAATCCCGGAATCACCGTTCCTGAGCCAAGAACCACATCCAATGGTTTCTTGCCCTCGGATGAGTCGAAAATTGTACCGTCATCAAGATATCCCTTATAGTTCACCTGAACTTTGTCACCTTTTTTTGCCTGTGTCATAAAAATCCTCTTTTTGTTTAAGTTATTCTATATGTGATGAATTTGTATTTTTTCAAAGGAAAGCACCCTAGCATATCCCGCTTAAAAATGATAGAAGGTATCTGGAACTTGTCTGATTATGGATTGACAGATATCAGAAACAGATCGGTCATTACAATCAATAATAAGATCGGCATTTTGGGTGTAGAGGGGTTGACGTTCTGCAAAAACTTCAGCAAAAGTCTGATCGGCTGTTTTAACAAAGGCACGACTGCTGAAATCTCCAACCCGCTGTTTCAACGTTGCGAGTCCGACGTCGAGCAGGATCAGCAGACTGCTCCTTCGCAGGTGACTGATACCGGCCTGGCCATAAATTGCACTGCCACCCGTTGCAATAACATACTTTCTAAAATCCATAGAAAGCATGGTCTGCTCTTCCAACCTGCGGAAATTCTGAACACCAAGATCGTTCAGTACTTCCTGCAATGGCAAACCCCTGTCTTTTTCGATAAGGGTATCTACGTCGACAAAGGCAAGACCAAGGAGATCAGCAAGTTTTCTGCCGACGGTACTTTTTCCGGCTCCAGCCATGCCGATCAGAACAATATTTGTTTTTTTACTATTTTCCATAACCAAAATTCTAATAATCTCATCGTACGTCTCTATTATGTTACGCATTGCCGACAATGTAAGTATTCCTGAACAAGAAATCGAGCTAAAATTTATCCGCGCCCAGGGAGCAGGGGGGCAGAACGTCAACAAAGTCGCCTCTGCCGTACATATGCGCTTTGATATTGCAGCATCTTCCCTTCCGGAAAGAGTAAAAGACAGACTCCTGGCCATGCGGGATCAGCGAATAAGCAAAGAAGGTATCCTTGTGCTTAAGGCGCAGCAGTACCGAAGTCAGGAAAAGAATAAAGAAGATGCTCTGCAACGCCTGAAGGAAATAATCTTTCGTGCCATGATGCAGTCAAAAAAACGTCGCCCTACCCGACCCGGAAAGGCAGCAAAAAAACGACGACTCGAAGGAAAAAAACAACGTGGACAACTCAAAGCTGCACGAAAAAAAGTTCACTACTGACCTATGCGTTTCTTTGCACCAAAGAATATTTACAACTACCGCAAAAAAGGGTACAGCTCCCAGTAATAAGCAATCAAGTTGGCATTACAATAAAAAAAATGAGGTTCAATCATGTTTAAGACCAATGAGTATTTCGACGGAAAAGTAAAATCAATCGCCTTTACCAGTGAAGACGGCCCTGCAACCATAGGAGTCATGGCTGTTGGTGAATACGAATTCGGAACAGGATCCGTTGAGATTATGTCTGTTGTATCCGGAAGTATGGATATCAAACTGCCTGAAACCGACACATGGCAAACATTTACAGCAGGAGAAAGCTTCGAGGTCGCAAAAGACGTCAAATTTGGGGTTCGCATAACGCAGGAAACCAGTTATATCTGCCTCTACAAGTAATTCCTGACAAAAAGTGCAAGAGCGAAGAAAAAAAGCCTTGCGTCACTTTTGTTATCTTGTTAAACAACCACCTCCTGCTGCTAAAGACATCACTTAATCACCGCCTACCACAGGAGGGAATAACGTCTTCAATGGTTTTATTCCCTCCTGTTTTACATATATTCGTATCCTGGCCTGCTCTTCTTTTTTTGATTTGCAGGCCTTTTTATGTAATTCACGCACTGGCCTCCTCACATAGATGCTTACTCACAGTTTTATCCATCTGCCTGGGATTGGCGTTACAACTGAAGAAAAGCTTTGGCAGGCAGGAATACACCGCTGGTCACACTGGTCGGATGCGCCTCCCCTGCGACTTCCGAACAGTTCCCTCCCACAACTTTCCAGTTTATTAGAACGCTCCCTTGTAGAACTCAAAAACGGGCCTGATTTTTTCAGCAGACGATTACCCGCCAACCAGCAGTGGCGCCTCCTCTCCCACTTTCGGGATCGTATAGCATACCTCGATATTGAAACCACAGGCCTTGGCCCTAACGCTGAAATCACCACCATCGCCCTGTATGATGGACTTCAAGTGTACTGTTATGTAAACGGCAGGAATCTGGAAGATTTTGAGAAGGACATCTGGAAGTATGAAATACTGGTCACCTACAATGGCAAGGGCTTTGACATCCCGGTGCTCGAACGCTGGTTTCATACCAGGCTCACCCATTCCCATATAGACCTGCGCTATATCCTTGCAAAACTTGGTTTTAAAGGGGGACTTAAGGGCTGTGAAAAACAACTTGGAATAGAGAGGGGTGGCCTCGATGGAATCGATGGCTACTTTGCCGTGCTTCTCTGGCAGGACTATATCGATAACAACAACGAAAAGGCGCTGGAAACACTTCTCGCTTACAACATTGAAGACACCGTAAACCTGGAGCGTCTTCTTATTGAAGCCCACAACAGGAATGTTCAGGACATGCCCTTTGGAAACGACCTCCTGATGGAACTGCCCGAAACACCTGCAGTCCTTTACCAGCCAGACTTCAACACGGTAGAGCGGATCAGAAACAGCTTATAATTCACAAGCCAGCTCACAAGAGAACACAATCAAAGAATAATCTCCGCGCGTTCCGTGGCGAAAAACACCTCAGTATCACCGTATTTCTTAGGCTCACAATAGGTTTTTGCCATATTTTCAATCTGTGCATCTGTACGATCCGGGTCATGATGAAAAAGGGCAAGTTTTTTCACCCCGGCCCGATTTGCTGCAGCAATGGCCCACTCAAAAGTCGAATGCCCCCAGTTGACTCTGGTCTTATATTCCTCAGCAGTATATTGAGAATCATGCACCAGCAAATCCGCTCCTTTGAAAAACTCTTCTACAGCCTGGTTCTGCTCCCGGGCAACCTCTTCACCTTCATAGGCCATCGCCTCATCATATTCCGGATGCTCTGGATCGGTTATAAACAGATTCCGATAGGGTTCATGGTCGTAACAGGTACAGAAGATTTTGCCCTGGTACTCGAAGCGGTAGCCAAGAGCAGTGATGGGATGGTTTAAAAATTTAGTGGTCAAAAGCAGGCCATTTCCCAAATCCATATCCGGTTCTTCACGCAGGCGTTTGTATTCAATGTCAGAGGCAAGTTCACCAACATTAATCGGGAAATAACGGTATTTCATCTGTCCACCCACGACATCTTTTAATGGATCATCTTCATAGGTCACGGGCCCATGCACCGTCATCCGGGTACCGGGAATATAAATTGGAGTAAAATAGGGAAAACCCATGATGTGATCCCAGTGAGTATGGGAAAGATACATGGCAATCTTTAACGGACCAGCGGGGAGATCGTTCTTAACCAGAGCATTACCAAGCTCCCTAATCCCGGAACCCGCATCAATAATAATAATTTCCTCTCTGTCATCTACCCGCAATTCTATACACGCGCCATTGCCTCCATATTTCATGGTTTGTGGGCCGGGACAGGGAATAGAACCCCTGACACCCCAGAATTTCACTTTCATCATGCTGTTTTCTGTGCTCCCTAACTTTGCAGAAAAACCTGCGCTTTCTCAATCTCCTCTTCAACACCGAGGGCCACTTCTCCAAACATATCCCATGTCAATCCAGTTATTTTCAGCATCTTATCAGCACCGTCTTCTGCCGGAAAAGGATCCCCCGCATAACCCAGATCAAGGATATTTGCATACATGTTGGCAAGCCCAACATAGGCGGCACGTACCCTGTGTTCTTCAGGTGCTTCCTCCACGTCATGATGAAAAGCTATCGAGCAGGTCATGGCCTCGTTCAGCTTCCATTTTTCGGCTATCATTCGTCCAACTTCCTGGTGATCGACTCCCAGCATATCACGTTCTACTGTTATAAGCGGAAGGCACTCCTTCTTCACTCTATTCAGAACATCGATATATTCATCACCAAATGGAATTTTTCCTAGATCATGAAGAAGTCCGGCTACAAAATACTCTTCACACTCCATCACTGGAACACCATTGGCCTTGGCCAGCAACTTGGCACACACTCCCGTGGCGATGGAATGGGCCCAGAATTTCTTGGTTGGAAGAGACTGTGACTTTTTGGCACCGGACACCGAGCGAATAATAGCAGTACTTAACGCCATATTCTTAACCGTATTCATCCCAAGCATGGTGATGGCGCGAGTAAGCGAAGTTACCTTGTTCACAAGAGAGTAATATGCAGAGTTAATAAGCTTCAGAACCTGACCGGTAAGAACCGGATCAAGTGAAATCACCCTATTCAACTCATTTGGAGAGGCATCGGTACGACTGCAGATCTCCATCACCTTCCCCACTGTGGTGGAAAGGCTTGGCATTCGTTCGATAAATCTGGTTATGGCTTTTCTATTGGCTGCGCCATCTTCTTGCATCATTCAATCCGCCTAAAATCCATTATAAATATCAATTACATAATAAAAAAAAAGACAACATTACCATGTATTCTATAGCAAGCAGAAAAGGAGGTCAAGGAAAGAGGTGAATGGAACAAAAGCTCAAGATTTAATATATCCTGTTGCCCGAAAAGATGCAGATATGGTAGGCAGATGGTATGGAACGATTTTCAAGAACACGCTGCTTCCTTGGCAATAAAAAATTCAGCGCTCTGCAAAAGGCAACAGTTGCCATTGTAGGTGTCGGTGCAGTGGGAGGCTATGCTGCTGAAGGACTGGCGAGAGCCGGTGTTGGCCATCTGCGACTGGTTGATTTTGACACTATCCAGCCATCCAACATTAACAGGCAGATACTGGCCCTTGAAAGCAGTATCGGAAGACCAAAGGTGGATGTCGCCAGAGAGCGGATCGCCCTTATCAATCCAGATTGCCGGGTGGAAGCTTTAAGGCTTTTTGCCGCAGAGGAAACGCTTGACGAAATACTGTCACCAGCGCCGGATATCCTGATAGATGCCATAGACTCCCTTAACCCCAAAGTTCAGCTTCTGGCTGGTGCCCACAGGCGAAAGATCACCACATTCTCTTCCATGGGTGCAGCCCTGCGAACAGATCCTTTGAAAATCAAGGTTGGGGACATCATGACATCGAATCACTGCCCGCTGGCCAAGCATGTTCGCAATCGCCTGCGACGTCAAGGAGTGGGAGGGGGTATATACTGTATCTATTCCACAGAACGGGTGAATTTCACTTACCAGGGACCTGAGAAAACCACACAGCCAGCGTCTGCCTATGAGGACAGAGGAAGAACACGCAACGTACTGGGATCATTGCCAACAATCACAGGAATTTTTGGACTGATACTGGCGAATGAAGTTATTCTTCACCTGACAAAAGAGATCTAAAAAGAACCTGATTACCATCGAAACTCAGCTTTGCAACCCAGAGTTGTTCCGTGTCGATTATATGGGACGCCATAAACCCATCCCTGGGGGCTCAGCTGCGGCCGTCCAGGCCGCAGATGCCCATATAATCAACACGAAACAACTCCTCCTTAAACGGGTAAGCTGAGGATTAGTGGTAATCAGGAAAAAGAACCAACTTACCAGAACAGCCAGTTTCCGGTCACAACAACATAGACACCCAGGCCGAAATTTGTGACGCCATGGGCAATCACCACACCCCTTAACTTTTTTTGACGAAGCAGCAATGCTCCATACAGCAATCCTGCTAAAATTCCTGCGACAATCCTATGGTGCTCCAGACCAAACAAAATTGCCACCCCGAGAAACGACAGCCAGGTAAACGTCCCCAAAGCAACGGAACGAAAATCAACATCAACAAGATAGCGCATCAGAAATGACCGCCAGAACAACTCTTCCATAACTGGTACAACAATGGATGCACCGATAAGACGTATAGCAATCAAGCCGATTGCCAGCCCCTTAGATTCTGCCATGACATAGGGATTAAAACCTGTTCCGGAATCCAACTGATAAAAGAGTCCTTCCGGAACTATCCATAAAACCAGTACAAGCAAGCCACAAAGAATCGCGACGACAAACTCACCAGGCGTTAAAACGGTAGCAAAGTCATCTGCATATACATGGCGCCACAACCAGAGCGTCCCACCAACAAGCACAGTTTTGGTGACATAGAGATAAGGTACCAGTGCAGGAAAATAACGCGCTGGTTCTGTTAGAAGCATAAAGAGAGCAAAGGGGACAACGTAGGGCAGCCAGGGTTTTCTAATAAAACCAGCCATCGACTTTTTTGGCACGCCTGCCTCCTGCCATTGAATTGAAAGGACTCTCTTCAGCACTCATGCTTGACCAGGAAATCAAGCACCATCTCTTCCATAATTTCGAGCTGCTCACGTCCTGTCTCGTTGGTGATGATCCAGGAGCACCGCTGATAGGCTCGATAGAGATGTTCAGGGATTTTAATTTTTAATTCAACCAGCCCATCGTCCCTTGCAATCAGTTTTTTTTCAGCCATCTCTACATATGACTCTTGTGGAAGCTTACAGCCTGATCATATGTCATACCACTACCACCAAAGATATCCAGGGCACTCCCTACGGTGGCATGTAATCGATTTCGACCAAGTTCAGCAATCAAGTCCATATCACTCATATCTTTTATTCCTCCGGCATAGGTGGTGGGAATAGGACTCCAGTCAGCCAGTCTCTTCACAAGTTCCGCCTCAATGCCATTGCATTGCCCTTCAACGTCAGCGGCATGGACCAGAAATTCATCACAGAGGGATGCAAACTGATCCAGTGTTTCCGGGCTGATAATGACATCGGTAAAATTTTGCCAGCGGTCCGTTACAATATAGTAGTCATCCCCTTTCCGACGACAACTCAGATCAAGAACCAAATTTTCCTTCCCCACGGATGTCACGAGTTTATGCAGCCGATTACTGTCAATTCGCCCTTTAGAAAAGACATAGGACGTTACGATAACATGTGAAGCCCCTCTTTCGAGCCACTCCCTTCCATTCTCAGCCGTTATCCCACCACCAATCTGCATTCCACCCGGCCAGGCAGCAAGTGCTTCGGCCGCCGCCTCATCATTTCCCGGCCCAAGCTTGATAATATGCCCGCCCGTGAGATTGTCGCGACGGTATAACTCCGAATACCAGGACGAAGGATGAGTGGCTGTAAAATTTGTCTGGAGGCCCGCAGGGTCATCATCACTCAAAGTTGAGCCGACTATCTGTTTTACTTTACCATTATGAAGGTCGATACATGGTCTGAATTGCATGGTGAACGGGTACAGGGAGATCAGGTTTACGGTTATAAATAAAAAGGCGGGTATCTCCAATTGGAAATACCCGCCTTACAACTTCAGAAAGAAAGTGCTGACTATCTTTTTCTGACTACGCCTTTTTAATCAGCATGGTTGCGGGATCAAGACTCAAAGACTTCCCAGCATCAACGGAACATGCTTCAGAACACTTCAACGTTTTCAGTCTGATTTCATCCTTCTCGGGAGATATCAGGAGAACTGTATCGAAAATATCGTCCACCTCATGACATGGTGCAGGAACACCATTGGCACTGACGCGATTATCGTCACGATGACTGACAGCAGAAAACCAGATCATTTTCAGATCATTTTGTTTCATAAAGCTCTTCAATTCACCTAAGGCAGCAGCACTGCCAGCTCCAGCAAAATCAAAGCCATCAATAACCAGACAATCAGCCTTGAAGATTCCCTGCTGAGAAAGGTCTTCCATGCGCTCCTCAAGAGTTGCAACACTGAAACTGTTCTCCTTGAATGTCATAATCATTCGATTCTGCATTACTTCGTCAACAATCTGCTGGTAACTCCCAATGCTCTTGTCCTGATGATTCATCAGAGAAAGAATATCGTCATACCAGGTTTTGGTTTTTTCCAAACCTTCACCGATGGCGACATGGAGAACTTTGTTTTCCCGGAGCATGGAATCCATAGCAATCTGTACCAGAATTGCTGTTTTCCCGAGACCGGCACGCGCCATAACCAGGCCAACGCGACGGCCATCATTACCATCTTCTTTTTCAAGGCCTAAAGCCCGTAACGGATTGTTTGATACCAGGTCTTCTTTTCCCATGGCAATACCTCTTATATAGTCATTTGCGGCAGCCATTCAGGCTAGCCTTGACAGACAGCAATACTGTCCGAAACAAAAATCATTGTACCTTATTCAGAACGGAAAACTCTATTTTTCTTTTTTCTCGTCCTGATATTTCTTCACAAGCTCTTCGCTGACACTCTTCGGAACAGGCTTAAAACTTGCGAACTCCATGGTAAACTCAGCCTTGCCCTGAGTCAGGGAACGCAGTGCTGTGGAATAACCAAACATTTCCGAAAGAGGAACTTCCGCTTCAACCACAGTATAGTTGCCTTCTTCCGTAGTACCGATAATCATACCACGACGCTGATTTATACTTCCCATAACAGATCCCTGAAATTCAGAAGGCCCCTCAACAGCCACCTTCATAATGGGTTCCATAATTTTAGGTTTGGCTTTTGCATATCCTTCTCTGAAGGCACCAGCTGCAGCCAGCTGAAAAGCCACATCGGAGGAGT comes from Desulfocapsa sulfexigens DSM 10523 and encodes:
- a CDS encoding FKBP-type peptidyl-prolyl cis-trans isomerase, yielding MTQAKKGDKVQVNYKGYLDDGTIFDSSEGKKPLDVVLGSGTVIPGFDAALVGMEVGSRKTVKIPMDDAYGKHNAELVMQVPKDQIPPDLKPEIGQKLQVGGAAGELMAVEVIDLTDDFIVLDANPPLSGKDLTFDLELVAIA
- a CDS encoding shikimate kinase, with the translated sequence MENSKKTNIVLIGMAGAGKSTVGRKLADLLGLAFVDVDTLIEKDRGLPLQEVLNDLGVQNFRRLEEQTMLSMDFRKYVIATGGSAIYGQAGISHLRRSSLLILLDVGLATLKQRVGDFSSRAFVKTADQTFAEVFAERQPLYTQNADLIIDCNDRSVSDICQSIIRQVPDTFYHF
- the arfB gene encoding alternative ribosome rescue aminoacyl-tRNA hydrolase ArfB encodes the protein MLRIADNVSIPEQEIELKFIRAQGAGGQNVNKVASAVHMRFDIAASSLPERVKDRLLAMRDQRISKEGILVLKAQQYRSQEKNKEDALQRLKEIIFRAMMQSKKRRPTRPGKAAKKRRLEGKKQRGQLKAARKKVHY
- the ppnP gene encoding pyrimidine/purine nucleoside phosphorylase; the protein is MFKTNEYFDGKVKSIAFTSEDGPATIGVMAVGEYEFGTGSVEIMSVVSGSMDIKLPETDTWQTFTAGESFEVAKDVKFGVRITQETSYICLYK
- a CDS encoding ribonuclease H-like domain-containing protein; this encodes MLTHSFIHLPGIGVTTEEKLWQAGIHRWSHWSDAPPLRLPNSSLPQLSSLLERSLVELKNGPDFFSRRLPANQQWRLLSHFRDRIAYLDIETTGLGPNAEITTIALYDGLQVYCYVNGRNLEDFEKDIWKYEILVTYNGKGFDIPVLERWFHTRLTHSHIDLRYILAKLGFKGGLKGCEKQLGIERGGLDGIDGYFAVLLWQDYIDNNNEKALETLLAYNIEDTVNLERLLIEAHNRNVQDMPFGNDLLMELPETPAVLYQPDFNTVERIRNSL
- a CDS encoding MBL fold metallo-hydrolase, coding for MMKVKFWGVRGSIPCPGPQTMKYGGNGACIELRVDDREEIIIIDAGSGIRELGNALVKNDLPAGPLKIAMYLSHTHWDHIMGFPYFTPIYIPGTRMTVHGPVTYEDDPLKDVVGGQMKYRYFPINVGELASDIEYKRLREEPDMDLGNGLLLTTKFLNHPITALGYRFEYQGKIFCTCYDHEPYRNLFITDPEHPEYDEAMAYEGEEVAREQNQAVEEFFKGADLLVHDSQYTAEEYKTRVNWGHSTFEWAIAAANRAGVKKLALFHHDPDRTDAQIENMAKTYCEPKKYGDTEVFFATERAEIIL
- a CDS encoding HDOD domain-containing protein, with translation MMQEDGAANRKAITRFIERMPSLSTTVGKVMEICSRTDASPNELNRVISLDPVLTGQVLKLINSAYYSLVNKVTSLTRAITMLGMNTVKNMALSTAIIRSVSGAKKSQSLPTKKFWAHSIATGVCAKLLAKANGVPVMECEEYFVAGLLHDLGKIPFGDEYIDVLNRVKKECLPLITVERDMLGVDHQEVGRMIAEKWKLNEAMTCSIAFHHDVEEAPEEHRVRAAYVGLANMYANILDLGYAGDPFPAEDGADKMLKITGLTWDMFGEVALGVEEEIEKAQVFLQS
- a CDS encoding tRNA threonylcarbamoyladenosine dehydratase; translated protein: MERFSRTRCFLGNKKFSALQKATVAIVGVGAVGGYAAEGLARAGVGHLRLVDFDTIQPSNINRQILALESSIGRPKVDVARERIALINPDCRVEALRLFAAEETLDEILSPAPDILIDAIDSLNPKVQLLAGAHRRKITTFSSMGAALRTDPLKIKVGDIMTSNHCPLAKHVRNRLRRQGVGGGIYCIYSTERVNFTYQGPEKTTQPASAYEDRGRTRNVLGSLPTITGIFGLILANEVILHLTKEI
- a CDS encoding CAAX prenyl protease-related protein is translated as MPKKSMAGFIRKPWLPYVVPFALFMLLTEPARYFPALVPYLYVTKTVLVGGTLWLWRHVYADDFATVLTPGEFVVAILCGLLVLVLWIVPEGLFYQLDSGTGFNPYVMAESKGLAIGLIAIRLIGASIVVPVMEELFWRSFLMRYLVDVDFRSVALGTFTWLSFLGVAILFGLEHHRIVAGILAGLLYGALLLRQKKLRGVVIAHGVTNFGLGVYVVVTGNWLFW
- the hisA gene encoding phosphoribosylformimino-5-aminoimidazole carboxamide ribotide isomerase → MQFRPCIDLHNGKVKQIVGSTLSDDDPAGLQTNFTATHPSSWYSELYRRDNLTGGHIIKLGPGNDEAAAEALAAWPGGMQIGGGITAENGREWLERGASHVIVTSYVFSKGRIDSNRLHKLVTSVGKENLVLDLSCRRKGDDYYIVTDRWQNFTDVIISPETLDQFASLCDEFLVHAADVEGQCNGIEAELVKRLADWSPIPTTYAGGIKDMSDMDLIAELGRNRLHATVGSALDIFGGSGMTYDQAVSFHKSHM